A genome region from Triticum aestivum cultivar Chinese Spring chromosome 2B, IWGSC CS RefSeq v2.1, whole genome shotgun sequence includes the following:
- the LOC123042400 gene encoding putative receptor-like protein kinase At3g47110 — MSLLSSLVAVLMIALVSAGDEAALLAFKAQVSDGGSLASWNNSVVYCSWEGVACSHRRRPARVVALRLNGTGLTGSLSPDLGNLTFLRTLNLSFNQLKGEIPASLGRLHRLQKLYLNDNSFSGTIPANLSSCVGMKIMELHHNKLWGRIPPELGEKLVFLTEISLRDNSFTGPIPASLANMSYLQFLDLSHNQLMGSIPPGIGSMQSMQTLLLSTNNISGMLPPSLYNLSSLESLWIGRNSLYGSILNDIGRKFPKMKGLGLSYNHFTGTIPSSISNLSSLIDLFLDKNRFSGYVPPTFGRLGALQSMNLAGNKLEANDHKGWEFITSLANCSQLEKLQLGGDSFAGKLPGSIVNLSSTLQALYLMDSRVSGSIPADIGNLVGLNRLAIANTFISGVIPDSIGKLGDLALLALYNNSLSGLIPPSLGNLSQLNTLYAYYGNLEGPIPASLGELKKLFVLDLSTNYRLNGSIPREILKLPGLSWYLDLSYNSLSGPIPNEVGSLANLNQLILSGNQLSGKIPDSIENCIVLVWLLLDNNSFEGSIPQSLKNIKGLSKLNLTMNKLSGNIPEALGSIGNLQELYLAHNNFSGSIPAVLKNLTSLYKLDVSCNNLQGEVPDEGVFRNITYLAVAGNINLCGGTPQLHLAPCPTNRSSKNRKKMPKPLVISLAIAGAILLSLSVILLVWILCKKLIPSQNTLAKNSIADDHYKRIPYHALLRGTNEFSEVNLLGRGSYGVVYKCVLETEERTLAVKVFNLGQSRYSKSFEAECEAMRRIRHRCLIKIITSCSSVNHQGQEFKALVFEFMHNGNLDGWLHPKSQEHTINNTLGLAQRLDIAVDIVDAVEYLHNYCQPCVIHCDLKPSNILLAEDMSARVGDFGISRILQENTNEGMQTSYSSTGIRGSIGYVAPEYGEGSAVSTPGDIYSLGILLLEMFTGRSPTEGTFRDSLDLHKFVEDALPDRTLEIADPTMWLHRQQHDNTTSIRIQECLVSVFRLGISCSKQQPRDRALTRDAAAEMHAIRDAYLKCGVSLTSTGGDPRQLQQESVQY; from the exons ATGAGCTTGCTATCATCACTTGTTGCTGTCCTGATGATCGCTCTTGTGAGCGCCGGCGATGAGGCCGCGTTGCTTGCTTTCAAAGCGCAGGTCAGCGACGGCGGATCGCTGGCATCCTGGAACAACAGTGTTGTCTACTGTAGCTGGGAAGGCGTGGCGTGCAGCCACCGGAGGAGGCCGGCGCGGGTGGTGGCGCTCAGATTGAACGGCACCGGCCTCACCGGATCGCTCTCCCCAGACCTTGGGAACCTCACGTTCCTGAGGACGCTCAACCTGAGCTTCAACCAGCTGAAAGGGGAGATCCCCGCGAGCCTCGGTCGCCTCCACCGCCTGCAGAAACTCTACTTGAACGACAACTCCTTCTCCGGCACAATCCCTGCGAACCTGAGCTCCTGTGTCGGCATGAAAATAATGGAACTTCATCACAACAAGCTTTGGGGGCGCATCCCGCCTGAGCTCGGCGAAAAACTCGTCTTCTTGACTGAAATCTCGCTCAGGGACAACAGCTTCACAGGGCCCATCCCGGCATCGCTGGCCAACATGTCCTATCTACAATTCCTGGATCTCTCCCATAACCAGCTCATGGGCTCAATCCCACCAGGGATAGGCAGCATGCAGAGCATGCAGACATTACTACTGTCCACAAACAACATCTCTGGTATGCTTCCACCTTCTCTCTACAACTTGTCTTCACTGGAATCTCTTTGGATCGGGCGCAATAGCCTATATGGAAGCATTCTGAATGATATCGGCCGCAAGTTTCCCAAGATGAAAGGTCTTGGCTTGAGTTATAATCACTTCACAGGAACCATTCCCTCCTCAATATCCAATCTATCTTCCCTCATAGATCTTTTCCTCGATAAGAACAGATTTAGTGGGTATGTGCCTCCCACTTTCGGAAGGCTAGGAGCTCTCCAATCTATGAACTTGGCTGGCAATAAGCTTGAAGCAAATGACCACAAGGGGTGGGAATTCATCACTTCTCTGGCAAACTGTAGCCAGCTAGAGAAACTGCAACTCGGAGGAGACTCTTTCGCAGGAAAACTACCTGGATCGATTGTGAACCTCTCTAGTACTCTCCAGGCCTTATACTTAATGGACAGTAGGGTCTCTGGAAGTATTCCTGCAGACATCGGCAATTTGGTTGGTCTTAACAGGCTTGCAATAGCAAATACATTCATATCTGGAGTGATTCCAGACAGCATTGGAAAGCTAGGAGACTTGGCTTTGCTAGCCTTGTACAACAATAGCTTGTCTGGCCTCATACCACCATCTCTAGGAAATCTTTCGCAGTTGAATACCCTTTATGCATACTATGGCAACTTGGAGGGACCAATTCCAGCAAGCCTGGGGGAGTTGAAAAAACTTTTTGTACTCGATCTGTCAACGAACTACAGGCTTAATGGTTCAATACCCAGAGAAATTTTGAAATTGCCGGGCCTTTCTTGGTACTTGGACTTGTCATATAATTCCCTTTCTGGACCCATTCCTAATGAAGTTGGTAGCTTGGCAAATCTTAACCAATTGATTCTATCAGGAAACCAGTTGTCTGGCAAAATACCCGACAGTATTGAGAATTGCATAGTGTTGGTATGGTTATTATTAGACAATAACTCGTTCGAAGGAAGCATACCTCAGTCACTGAAGAATATAAAGGGGCTCAGCAAACTGAACCTGACCATGAATAAGCTCTCTGGTAATATTCCTGAGGCCCTTGGCAGTATTGGAAATCTACAGGAACTGTACCTAGCACATAACAACTTTTCAGGATCAATCCCCGCAGTTCTAAAGAATTTGACATCACTGTACAAATTGGATGTATCCTGCAACAATCTGCAAGGCGAGGTGCCAGATGAAGGTGTTTTCAGAAACATCACTTACTTAGCAGTTGCTGGGAATATCAATTTGTGTGGTGGTACACCTCAACTTCACTTGGCTCCATGCCCCACAAACCGCTCAAGCAAGAACAGAAAAAAGATGCCAAAGCCTCTTGTAATTTCTCTAGCAATAGCTGGAGCAATCTTGCTGTCACTGTCAGTTATTCTTCTGGTTTGGATACTTTGCAAGAAGCTCATACCAAGCCAGAATACATTAGCAAAAAATTCAATTGCTGATGACCATTACAAGAGAATCCCCTATCATGCATTATTGAGAGGAACTAATGAATTTTCAGAAGTCAACCTGCTTGGGAGAGGAAGTTATGGTGTGGTTTATAAGTGCGTTTTGGAAACTGAAGAAAGAACATTGGCTGTCAAGGTGTTTAATCTTGGCCAGTCCAGGTATTCCAAGAGTTTTGAGGCTGAGTGTGAGGCCATGAGAAGGATACGACACCGTTGTCTTATTAAGATAATTACTTCTTGTTCGAGCGTCAACCACCAAGGTCAAGAGTTCAAGGCATTGGTTTTTGAGTTCATGCACAATGGTAACTTGGATGGTTGGCTTCATCCAAAATCTCAAGAGCATACTATAAACAACACGCTCGGTCTTGCCCAGAGGCTTGATATTGCTGTCGATATTGTGGACGCAGTAGAATATCTGCACAACTACTGTCAACCATGTGTAATCCATTGCGATCTTAAGCCAAGCAACATTCTTCTTGCTGAAGACATGAGCGCACGAGTTGGAGACTTCGGCATATCAAGGATCCTTCAAGAAAATACAAATGAGGGGATGCAAACTTCATATAGCTCAACTGGAATTAGAGGTTCCATAGGCTATGTTGCTCCAG AGTACGGAGAAGGCTCTGCTGTCTCAACACCTGGTGATATTTATAGCCTTGGCATATTGCTGCTTGAGATGTTTACAGGAAGGAGCCCGACGGAAGGCACATTCAGAGATTCATTGGATCTGCATAAGTTTGTCGAGGATGCTCTTCCAGATAGAACCTTGGAGATAGCTGACCCAACGATGTGGCTGCACAGACAACAACATGATAACACCACAAGTATTAGAATCCAGGAGTGCTTGGTTTCAGTTTTCAGGCTTGGCATATCCTGCTCGAAACAACAGCCTCGAGACCGAGCACTGACGAGAGATGCAGCGGCAGAGATGCATGCAATCAGAGATGCATACCTCAAGTGTGGGGTCTCACTTACCAGCACAGGAGGAGACCCAAGGCAGCTGCAGCAGGAGAGTGTGCAATATTAG